A single window of Toxoplasma gondii ME49 chromosome Ib, whole genome shotgun sequence DNA harbors:
- a CDS encoding hypothetical protein (encoded by transcript TGME49_209410), which translates to MEVYSFVCFFQGEEQPCLISNETGHLLVPLPSKVDGEERCISVRKAKKVEADCCVPRIHAGALEAVAQPSD; encoded by the exons ATGGAGGTCTATTctttcgtttgtttttttcaaGGCGAAGAACAACCCTGTCTCATTTCCAACGAGACGGGTCACCTACTGGTGCCGCTTCCCTCCAAAGTCGAT GGTGAAGAGAGATGCATCTCCGTGCGTAAGGCGAAGAAGGTCGAGGCGGACTGCTGTGTTCCTCGCATACACGCTGGAGCGCTTGAGGCAGTTGCGCAACCTTCGGACTGA